The genomic stretch TAAGATCCTCGCCTCTAAACTGCTTGAGGAATTCTTGTCTGTATTCCCAATACCCAGTCTGTACCGGACACGGTTCATTTGACAGACGCAGAGGGAATTAACATGGAACCTTGTCATTCCTTGCAGTTCAGCCCCTAGGGGCCCAAGGCTCCCCGCTCAGCCCAAACCCTTCCAATATTTACTTATCCCCCTAGGGCCTGGCGCCTTTCCCAGTTCTGAAATAGACAAAAGGGGGTGGTGGGTGGGATCGGGATGGGGGTGTAGAGCTGCGGCGTTTTTGCAGAGAAACTGCGCGGGGGAGGACGCGACAATGGCGACGGCAGCCGAGCCTGCTGCCTGCTCGCAAGGACCAAGGCCTGAGAAAGGGAAACCTAAGGCGTCGAGGTCCAGGAGCGCAAGCCAGGGACGGAGGTGGTGGGGGCGGAGACCTCGTGCGCTGAGGCCCGGACCCACGGACACAGGCGACAGAAGCCAAGACATCAGGCGGCCGGGAGCCGGGATGCCGGCTGCAGACACAGAGAGCTGAGGCAACGAGGCGTGAGGGCAGCGACCCTGAGGCGACGGGCCAGCGGCGCCATTTTGTGACCGCAGGGAAGGCAGTGACGGGGCCCCAGGGGAGGTGCGGGCGAGCCTGGTGCGGCATCCGCACGTCCCTGTCCCATCCCCCACGCAGAGCCCGACCCCACCCTGCCAGGCCCACCTGTGTAGCTCATGGTGGCGGGCAACACAACATCCGACGACGCCGGCTTCTGCTGCTCTGAACATCCGACGCTGCGATAGCTGCTGCTAACCACAGggtcccctccacacacacccgAGCCCCGCCTCCCGACCGCATTGGCTCATACCGGCCTCGGCTTCACGTCTATTGGAAGGAACCGCTGTCTATCTCTACGCCTCCTCATATCAGTGGCTGGAAACTGCTGGCAATCTCGTGAGAGCCCCGCCTTGTTCCCGCCTTCTGTTATTCTAAGGCCTCAGTGATTGGCCTACAGAAGCCGGCAGAGAGGCGGAGTCCTATAGAATTTGAGGGGGCGGAGCTGTGCACTACGGAAAGGCCCAAGGCCCAAGCATGGTCGGGCTGGAGCAGCGCCCGTGCCCTGGAGACCCGCCAGAGGGAGTCGGGTCTACGGctcagggcagggctgggatACCAACTCCGCCACCGAGGTGCTGGGTAGGGGACCTAGCTAAGTCTCTCAACTTCTCTGGCCTTCGGCTCCAAAACAAGCATAGCAAAGCCATGttgagaagagaaaattaaaacagcACCAAACAAGATGCTGGACACACGTTTCAACGTTACGTGACAAAGTGTGTGTAAAGAAATCATTCTGGTGCCAGTGCACTGAATAAATGTGATTAATCGTAACAAAAcgataatatatttatatggcaTATGCTTATATGTGTAATAATTCCGTTTGTATTGTGTGTCATTCGAACGCTCCTTCAAACCTGCAAAAAGCTTTTAATCCTCACTTAAAACTGAAGCTTGGAACTCATGATTTGCTCAAGGTCCTTGACAGTTACGTGTTAAAATGGGAGCTGTGCTTCTAAAACCCTCCTGATTCACTCTGGGCTTGAGAGATCCTGCAATAGTGCAGCCGGGCACCAGTCATGTCCTCAGTCTGTTTCCTGGGCATATGGAAACCCTGCCAGGGACAACTCATAATTTCTAGAGATGACAGAGCTGCACCGAAAAGGGTACTTAACGTGTGTGTTTGTGAAAACTCATTAAGCTGCGCAATTACGAACTTCTACACTTCgtgtgttttaaaactttttttaaggtATGCTGTTGCTTTTTGATATTGTTGATTTCTTTAGGTGTAATAGTGGCATTTACAACGTTCAGAGAAACATACTGAAATACTAAGAAATTAACTGATCTTATGGCCAGGATGTGCTTCACACAATTCAGACAggtagagagagaaggaggaagcaaGGAGCTATAAGATAAATCTCTGACAGCTGAAGACATTGGTCATGGGTTGGTGATGGATAGATGAGAGTCCATTTTACTGTTTGCTCTACTTTTGTATGGTTGGAATTCTCCATGATAAACTGTTTTAATAAAACTCCCCCCACCCAAATGAGGCTTCTGCAGAACTTGCTGCCATACGGAACAAAGCCACTTCTGATGTGTTAAGTGAGCAAACTCCAAACATGAAGCAGAGATCTGATGGATAAGCACTCTGGCTTTGGGGTTCATCTCCCCATCAGCCTCAGGGATGCCTGCCTGTCTTCCAAACCAAGGCAGGGCCCCAGGGCACGTCTTCTGCGCCCTGCAGGTTCGTTCCTTCATCGCACTTGCCACAGTCATCATTGTACCGATTTGATTTCGTTCACATCCAACACCCTCAGAGACCACGGCTCAAACGCTGAGACTTTGCTGCCTGAGGTACATTGAAGTGGCTTGAGCAGAGAAGAGCAATGCTCAGAAAGTTTTAGGAAAACATCCTCCTGCAAGAACTGGAGGTGACTCTTCCAAGGACACACATGACCCTCACTTCACTGCATGATTGGTGGGGAGGAACTTGCCGTATGACTTTATAAGCTCTTGTATCATTTGACTGTTTTTTGTTACATCTAGCCTATACcacttttatatttcaaaaactgACTTacgggccgggcatagtggctcacgcctgtaatcccagcactttgggaggctgatcacttgagctcaggagttcaagaccaccccgggcaacatggtgaaacccccgtctctacaaaaatcacaGATataagccaggggtggtggtgcatgcctgtgatcccggcTACctggatggctgaggcaggagaatcacttgaacccaggaggcagagactgcagcgagccgaggtccctacactgcactccagcttgggcaacagaatgagaccctgtctcaaaaaataaaataaaaaaataaaaactgacttATGAAAAGttgaaagaggaagaaacaccTTTGAGTCAGCTCACAAGATGCTCTCCCTGCTTCCTAAGTCCTGGATACATCCACCCGCCCACAGCACAGGATGGAGAGAAGTGGTTGCGGCCTTCTGCCACCAGGCGAGATGTGCGTCCTGACCCCACAGGAGCAGACGTGTGGGCCAAGACCACCCTTGTGGGCGTTATTGCAGCCTGTTAGTCCCTCCTTCCCAGGAAGGGGTATGGTGGGAGGGCCCAGAAAGCAGGGCTGGGGGTAGAGGTGGCCCCTTCTGTCCACACGCCATGAGGTCGTTCCCACTTTCCAGCACTTGACCGTTTAGTAAAAACGATGAGCTGAAAAACCACATGCAATAAACAAGAAGGAGCAGCCAACAAAATCTCTTAAAATCTCAgaaatgttcaataaacatttgcagagcgagaaaataaataacatcgCAAAGGAGCCAGTGGCTCCTCTTTTCCCCGCATGTTCCTTGGGTCAGGGGTGCATGTGTCTCACTAGAAGTCACATGTATTAAAAGCAGGTGAGTTCCAGCTCTCTACACCCCCACTGGCCCCCACCCAAATGCTCCCAACGGGTCCCTGACACCCTCGCTGGTAGCTCCTGCCTTTGATAAGCTCCTCTAGCCTCAACTGCTTCTTGGTCCTGGCTCCCTTCCCAGACGGGCTGCCCAGAACCCTGGTTCGTCTGCTCACTGGAGCCGCTTTGCCAGCCAGCCAGAGACCCCCTCCCAGCCATGGCCTAAAGAGCCAACAGCTGGGAACTTGGGCTCATCCCCAGCTGCGTCTGGTCGGCTTGGCGGCCAACTGGAAAACCCAGGGCCTCCATGGCACTCTGGACAGAGGAGGCCCCGATCCCAGCCCCGGCTGCCAGCCAATGCCAGCCTGTCCACTTGACAGAAAAACACACGCTGGCCGCCTGCCCCAGGGCGTTTCCAGAAGAGAAATTTAATCTAATTTACATACTTCTAGGTACATTGATAACCAAAATGTGGCCactgaaaaaagttaaaaggtCATTCAGCTCCTGGCTTCTAGCTGGCCCAGGATTGCAAAATAAAAAGATCCACGTTCCTTATTCTCTACACAAAACgcgtttttaaaaaagtgaaaggtCTAGGGAGCTATACATAGAAAGCAACAGTGAAAAGGGAGAGGGAGCAGGAGTGGGGGAGGAGAgtcccaccccccaaccccaccctccAGGGCCCCAGAGCCCCTGAGGCTCTTTGGGGGGCCTTGACATGGCAGGAGGCAGCTGTCAGCTCTGAGCTCTTCCCAGCTGGGAAGGCCCCTCTTGGGGGCAGCCAACAAGGATTTCCGTGGCATTGTGGGCTCAGTGGGGGGCTCCCAGGCCCCAGCAGGCCCCACAGAGGGAGCGTGGCTTCCCCTGAGCAAGCACCGTGGCATGATGTGGTCGTTCAACCCAGGAACTGGGGGTCCGGGGCAGGTCCCGGGTCTCACGAGGTGCGTGTTGTGTGTGTTCgcatgtacatgtgtgtgagAGGATATTCATGGGGGAGAGAGGGAACCAGAACAGGGGTCTTTGGGGTCTTTGCAAATGGCCACGGATGGCAGACATCGCCCTGCCTGGCTGCTAGACGGGGGAGTGCTGTCCTCCCCTGTGACCAGATCGGCTGCCACCAGAGACCTGGCTGCTGCCCCTGCTGGACCAGGTGGGCATGGGCTGAAGGAAGACACCCTGTGGCCCCAGAGTCCTCGGGCTGGGGGAAGGGCGGCTAGCTGGCTCCCGGCGCCCTGGCTGTAGTGTGCCCGGCCCCCAAGGGGCGCCGGTTTGAGGTTTTGGCTTGCTCCTTTGGAAacggaaagaaagaggaagagggacGAGGacacagaggaggaagaagaggagacagaGGTGGCACGAGAGGGGATCTGGAATGCTTTTGTGTTAGGGAGCCTCTGCCGCCGCTGTCTGTGCCTGCGGGGCCTGGGACTCCTCAGGTGGGGGGTCCGCTTTGGAGAAGTTCATCTCCAGGATGTGCCGCTGTAAGTGCCGCACCCACTCTTCCTGGATGGAGAGGGGGCCCTGGAATTCCACCTCACAGAACCTGCATGGGGGAACAGAGAGAGGGAGTGGCCAGTGCTGTGAGGAGAGGCGGAAGCATAGCCTTGCCAACATCCCTGGGCACACCTGCTGCTACTCAGTGTGGACAGAGCCAGCCCAGGAGGCGGGGGAAGAGGGACCCAGAAGTCAGGTGTTTCCTGTGGACAGCCACCTCCATTCACCATGGGGTCATGGCAGGGTCTCACAGAGACCCCTGCCTCTATGCTCAGAAGTCACTGGTGCCAGGTAAGGGCTACTGGCTTCCAGGTACCCCTGCCATCTGGCAGATACATAGAATCTGAGACAGTAGAGGGCACAGAGAAGCAAATCCTACCCAACGCGCCaagcccccctcctcctcctgtcttCCTGGCACCTAAAAAGGCCTCACAGCACAGAGGCCTGGAGCCCAAGCTCCATGGCTCAAGATGTGGCTTTGACTCTGACTTCTGACTTGGCCTGTATGGCCTCAGGCAAGTCACCTCACGTCTCAGAGTCCCAGTTCGCTGCTCTTCAATGTACTTGTGGACTTTGGTAAGAATTAACTAAGATCTACTTTTTTCTTGAGCCAGACACTAGTTGAGTGCttacttaccatgtgccaggcagttctgagtgctttataaatattaaattcacTTACTCCTCGTAACAAATCTGTAAGGTAGGTTTGTTATCAACTCGCTTTTATgagtgaggaaattgaggtaaGGAGCAGGTAAGTCCTTCCCTGAGGTCACTAAGCTGGTAAGTagcagagttgggatttgaacccaggtctcgcAGGCTACAAAGCTCAGGGTGTCAGCCTTTAGCCTGAGCCCCACCACACCCAAGGGCAGCCACTGAGGCGACACCTCCCAGCTTCCACCAAACCCTATCCTGTTCCAAGGCTCCGGGTGACCAAGGTCCACTCAGgtggtctccctccctcccccaggggCAGCCTACCTGCATTTGAGGGTGTAGATGTTGCCCACGAACTTGACAAGTGATGTCTGGGGGGGCCGGGGCACCAGGGAGGGGACTGGCCGGACTCGGGGTGGGGGTTGCCGCACCTCCTCCAGCTTCTGCTGTAGGTCATTGGTGTCCTCGCCTCCCCGGGCTGCGGAGGCATCTGGAGGGCGGGCTTGTCGGCGTTCAAATTCTAAGGTGGAGAGGGGGAGTGGAGATGAGTGGGAAGGGTGGATGCTGCAGAGACTTGGAATACACAAGAGCTGAGGACTGATGCTACCTGGATGGGTGGGATGGGGGATGGATGGGTAAATGGGTAAGCAACTGGAGAAAGGACTTAAGGGCCATGGCAGAGTGCCTGGGGAGTGGCTGGGTGGGCCTGACAGGTGCCCGCTGTGCTCCCGACCCTCCTCCACCAGCACTCACTGTTGATGTTCTGCCGCTGGTGCTCCTCAGCCTTCACGGTGCCTGGCGGGCTGGCTGCCAGAGGCCGCTCACCACCGTCGGCTGCCCGGCCAGCCTCGGGCCCTGGCTCCCCTCCAGCACTGCGGCCGACCACGGCCAGGCCCCCGGGTGCCAGCCCCAGGGACGGCCGCTTGTCACTGTCACGGCCATGGCCGGCACTGCGGAACTTCTTGGTGAAGGGGCGGCCACCCTGGATGTAGCTGCGGTAGGCGCCCACCTTCTGGGGCCGGTGTTTGATCCACTCGCTCAGTGTCTCGATGGGCGAGCCATTGACGCACCACTCGGTCACGCCGAACTGCCGCAGGTGTGCCCGTGCGTGGCTGGCCAGGGCCTTGCGGTTTTCAAAGTAAAGGCCACACAGCTCGCAGCAGGCCTCGGTGGCTGCGGGGCGGAGGGGGTGCTGCTGAGTCACAGCCCGAAGGGGGCAGGTGCACCCAGATGGCCCTGACCAGGCCAGGTGCCAATCCCGCCTCCCACATAGACCCAGCCATGGGGGCCCCACTTGGGGTCAGTGTGCACGCTTGTGGCATTGCCTGGCCTGGCAGGGCCTGGCGTTCGCCCTCCCAGGACCCTGCCGCCCGCTGCTTACAGGAGTGGGAGGTCTTCTCATGAAGGGTCTTTGCCTTGAAGGGCAGTTCAGTCTGGATGTAGGTCTTGGCCTTGACCTCTGCTGGGAGGAGGCGGTCCTCCTGCAGGGGCCGCTTGGCTGCCACTGAGCCCAGGTAGCCAGTGGCTGAGGGCTTGGCCCCAGTGATGGGCGTCAGGCTGAGCTCACGAGGAACCTGGGCCGGCCCTGCACCTGGTTTGCCTGGCCGGCCAGCCAGGGGCGACAGCGGCAGTGGGGACTGCACAGGCCCAGGGGCCACGGTGGGAGGCCCGTCCTCAGCCAGGGCAGGGGCCAGGTCTCCAGCCGGTGGCTCCTTCTTGATGAGGCACGGCTTGGACTTCTTCTTGAGGATCTCTCGCAGTGTGTCGATGGGCGAACCATTGACGGACCACTCGGTCACACCCATCTGCCGCAGGTGTGAGCGCGCGTGACTCGACAGGCCCTTGCGGTTCTCGAAGAACTCGCCGCAGAACTCACAGCGGATGTCGCGCACCGGCTCTGCCCGGGACGCTGCAGGGGATCCAGGGtagggggaaggagaaggaggaggagaaggaggaggaggaggaggaggaggaggaggaggaggaggagggggagggggaggaggaggaggaggggggaggaggaggaggaggaggaggagaaggaggcggCGGCTGCGGGCAGGAAGCCTCCAAGCTCAAAGCCCCCGTATCAGTGCCAGCTGCCTAGCTACCCCTGTCCACACCACCCACCAGACCGCAACAACCTGCTCCCTCATCTGGGCTTCCAGAGGCCCTTTTAACATCTGGCTCTTCTGCTTGTTCTGTCACTTCAAATTCTAGCTGGCTTCAAGATATCTCCCTGTAtgatcctgggcaagtcactttccctctctgagcctgtttcctccgctgcaaaatggagatgaaaACCCCTACCTCCCAGTGTTACTTTGGGACGGTCTAAAATGGGAACAGCTCTGAGCATGGGGCACAGAGCTGGTACACAACGCACGTGAGCGCTAAGGCACAGCCTGGGCTGCCCTCACCTGCTCAGCACACAGTGGGCATCCAATCAACCTGAGCAGAATGAACACAGTGCTGGTGTGACAGGCAAGCAAGCAAGTGACATTACAATGATGGCATACAGAGTTTTCTGTAACCAGgtgctgtgctaagtgctttatccCACTTAATCCTCAAGAAAACCAGACAGAGTTGGGACTATGCTGATCTCCATCTTCCAAATGaggaaacttgcccaaggtcacataaagCTAGACTGTGGAGGAACAGAGATCTTAACTCACACTTGACTCCCAATGTCAAGCACTTCATTACCAAAAATGTCAGAAAGACACAGTTCAGACGTTCACTGCCAGTTCCTACGCTCCTGCTGTAGCAGACATCACTAATGGATCCCCACAGTCTTTCTCCCTAGGAGTCTGGCTGGCAGCCACTACCAATCGATTGAAATGGCACAAGAGATGGAATCTTTCTGCTGTCACTGAATGACACAATCCTGCTTCTCAAATGAATAAAGGACAATTGAGCAGCAGCTCAGTTGCAGGGGTCTGCGTAGCAGGAATACACAGCTAACCCTGTGTCCTCTCTACCTGCGTGTCCTCCCTTCCAATTCAACCCTAGGCACTCTGGATACCCCcaaggggaggcagggaggagaccCCTCCAACTGTTCTCCCTGCCCTACTGCAGGGTCACACTTACACAGGTTCAGGGGTGTCATGTCTTCCCGTGGTGCCCCCCAGGGACCCTCAGATGGGTGCAGTTCCCCATGAAGGGCCCCCGGCAGCATCTCCCGCTTGATCTCCACCCGTATTTGTTCAGGCTTCAGCTTCTTGGGCAAGGAGGGTGCAGCCAGGCCTGGGAACATCTTTCGGGCCgtaggaggaggagaggcagtTGGTGAGTGGCCCAGGGGGCTGCCCGGTGGTGGTGGCAACTTCTTGGCCAAGGGTGAGATGTGAAGGTCCGAGGGGCTGCGGGCTTCCAGTGAGCTGCCAGGACCTGCGCCGCCCATCATCTTGGCCAGGGCTTTTGGGCTTGGCCCTGGTGGGTTGGGAGGTCCACCAGGCCGAGACTGGGTCCGTCTCTTCAGGATCTCCCGCAGCGTGTCGATGGGCGAGCCATTGACGTACCACTCGGTCACGCCCATTTGCCGCAGATGGGAGCGCGCGTGGCTCGAGAGGCCCTTGCGGTTCTCGAAGAACTCACCACAGAACTCGCAGCGGATGTCTCGTGCTGGCTCTGGGcctgaggctgcagcaggaggagaAAGGGGCAGTTAGCATCGTGGAACTGCCAGCATGGTCACCTGCAGGAGTGTCCTGGTCGGCTGGGCGTGGGCGGCAGCAGCACGCCCACAGGTTAGGGTGGTGAGGGCAGGTGCAGGTAAGGGAGTGGAGGAGCGGGGCTGGGGGCCAGATACCCGGCAGGAGTGAGGGGAGGCTCCAGAGAGCACATGGGCCCTCAGTCCTGGCGGAGGAGGATGGAACCAAGATTCCATTGCTCTGTGGGTCCCAACAAGGACAGGGTGAGGCAGGGAGGCAGCCTAGGTGCTATGTGCCATCCAGACAGGGGCAGATGTGGGTGCTCTGCACACTAAAAGGCAGgatctccccaccttggccttcatTCTCAGGAAGGGTCATGGAGGTCAAAGGCCAAGAGAGAGGGCCTAGCAGCCCACTGCCAACAAGATCTCTGGGCAGAACCGGCCCACTGCCAAGGGCCCCTGTCTACTCCCTGCCCCAGCAGGGAGGGGGCTGTGACCCCCCCCGGGAGGGGCTCCAGGGCCCGCAGTGAGGAGGGGGCAGCTGAAGCGAGAACCTACAGAGGTTGAGAGGAGACGGCTCCACATCAGAGGCCCAGAAAATGCCGGCGGCTGCGGCGGCCGAGAGGTCCTGCTTCCCCCAGGGGCTGGCCATACCCGCGGCCTTCAGCTTGGCCTTCTTGGCCGGCGGTGGGGGGGGAAGCAAGGAGAGGGCCGCGGAGGTGGGAGGCGGCCGCCCCGGGTGGGCCAGGGCGCCGCGCCTGGGTGGGAGGCGGATCTGGACGCCGTCCCTCCTGATGAGCCCGTGGAGCACGTCTATGGGGGATCCCTTGGCGTCCGGATCGCTGACGCCCAGGTGGCGCAGGTGGGCACGGGCGTGGCTGGACAGGCCCTTGCGGGTCTCAAACCAGGCACCGCACAGCTGGCAGTCCAGCTCTCTGCCCCCGTCACTATCTAAAGCTGCGGAGACAAAACACAGGGGGGGTTCACGGCCGCCACCTTGGCCGGCCTTGGGggcctgaggtaggagggtctGGTGTGATTTTTGGCTGCTCAGGCAGTTGGGGGGTCCAAGACTCAGGCCGCAGATTTCTTTTGAAGTTTAGGAAGCAAGACATCCTGTTTCCTGCCTAGCCCTTTGGCATCGAGGGGAGTGTAGAGAGCTTAAGGACTTTGGGTAGACAGGCAGTGACCAAATTCTAGGTAATCAGATACTCCCAGACCCTCTCCCCTAGGATCCCTGCTATGGGAGCTATTTGGGGGCGATGGTGGCTGCTGGGCTCACGCAGCCAAGGGCACACCTGCTCAAGGCCCTGCCCCTGGAAGCATGGCAGACTCAGTGGAAGCAACTTCAAGGGAACATGAGGTGCCAAATGGGGGGCTCCATTGGGCAGGGGGTGAGACCCTGGGGTCACCCCCAGACTCTAATGTCCACAAAGATATGGGAAAGCCTGATGTTGTAAGGGACGTCCTTGTTAAACCTGCTCACTGCACCTGGAGGGTTTCTTCCCAAACCCTGCCTGCCGTGCCCACAGgcagcccaggaggtggggcttCACCGGCAGGCGCAGAGAGCTGCCTCTGCATGGTGGACAGCCAGGAAGACTTGATGACAGGACCAATCGTGGGCACCTCCCATCAGGTGATCCCCTGTCTATCCAAGATGCTTCCAACTACCACTGAGAAAGCTAGGCCACAGGAACCCTGGTTACCTTCACTGCCCCTACCCACAGGCCCAGAGAAAGCCAAGAGCTGCCCCTCAGTGGCGAGCATGACCCTGGCAGGCTCATCAGCCGCAGTGAGGCTTTCAGGGGAAGATCAGCAAAGTAAAGTGGGAGGCACGATCCACATCCAAGGCGGCCCAAAAGGAGATGCAGAGGCTTGACCAATACTCTGGCCTGGCTGGCCCAGGACATGGGAGCTGT from Pan paniscus chromosome 20, NHGRI_mPanPan1-v2.0_pri, whole genome shotgun sequence encodes the following:
- the WIZ gene encoding protein Wiz isoform X9 — translated: MEGSLAGSLAAPDRPRGPERLPGPAPRENIEGGAEAAEGEGGIFRSTRYLPVTKEGPRDILDGRGGISVANFDPGTFSLMRCDFCGAGFDTRAGLSSHARAHLRDFGITNWELTVSPINILQELLATSAAEQPPSPLGREPGGPPGSFLTSRRPRLPLTVPFPPTWAEDPGPAYGDAQSLTTCEVCGACFETRKGLSSHARSHLRQLGVAESESSGAPIDLLYELVKQKGLPDAHLGLPPGLAKKSSSLKEVVAGAPRPGLLTLAKPLDAPAVNKAIKSPPGFSAKGLGHPPSSPLLKKTPLALAGSPTPKNPEDKSPQLSLSPRPASPKAQWPQSEDEGPLNLTSGPEPARDIRCEFCGEFFENRKGLSSHARSHLRQMGVTEWYVNGSPIDTLREILKRRTQSRPGGPPNPPGPSPKALAKMMGGAGPGSSLEARSPSDLHISPLAKKLPPPPGSPLGHSPTASPPPTARKMFPGLAAPSLPKKLKPEQIRVEIKREMLPGALHGELHPSEGPWGAPREDMTPLNLSSRAEPVRDIRCEFCGEFFENRKGLSSHARSHLRQMGVTEWSVNGSPIDTLREILKKKSKPCLIKKEPPAGDLAPALAEDGPPTVAPGPVQSPLPLSPLAGRPGKPGAGPAQVPRELSLTPITGAKPSATGYLGSVAAKRPLQEDRLLPAEVKAKTYIQTELPFKAKTLHEKTSHSSTEACCELCGLYFENRKALASHARAHLRQFGVTEWCVNGSPIETLSEWIKHRPQKVGAYRSYIQGGRPFTKKFRSAGHGRDSDKRPSLGLAPGGLAVVGRSAGGEPGPEAGRAADGGERPLAASPPGTVKAEEHQRQNINKFERRQARPPDASAARGGEDTNDLQQKLEEVRQPPPRVRPVPSLVPRPPQTSLVKFVGNIYTLKCRFCEVEFQGPLSIQEEWVRHLQRHILEMNFSKADPPPEESQAPQAQTAAAEAP